One window of Mixophyes fleayi isolate aMixFle1 chromosome 3, aMixFle1.hap1, whole genome shotgun sequence genomic DNA carries:
- the SLITRK3 gene encoding SLIT and NTRK-like protein 3, whose translation MEPSPAETRLNVRMLWIILLSTIALAWTTPIPLIEDSEEIDEPCFDPCYCEVKESLFHIYCDNKGFTNISQISESWSRPFKLYLQRNSMRKLYTNSFLHLNNAVSINLGNNALQDIQAGAFNGMKVLKRLYLHENKLDIFRNDTFMGLESLEYLQADYNVIKRIESGSFRNLNKLRVLILNDNHIPLLPTNLFKSVSLTHLDLRGNRLKILSYRGMLDHIGRSIMEIQLAENPWNCTCEIVQLKSWLERIPYTVLVGDITCESPFHFHGKDLRDIKRGKLCPLLSESEVEASLGIPQLHSSRENTWPTKPSSMLSSFHVTASSVEYKTSNKQPTTTKQPRAPKPPPTPRGLYPGPNQPPIAGYQTRPPIPIICPTGCSCSLHINDLGLTVNCKEKGIHNISELLPRPLNAKKLYLSGNLIQKIYRSDFWNFSSLDLLHLGNNRISYVQEGAFINLPNLKSLYLNGNDIERLTPGMFRGLQSLNYLYFEYNMIREIQPAAFSLMPNLKLLFLNDNLLRTVPTDAFAGTSLARLNLRNNHFLYLPVAGVLEHLNAIVQIDLKQNPWDCSCDIVPLKQWIDTISSVIVVGEVLCRSPENLTNKDLKSIEMEILCPELLHATASSTLPGNMVPTISSAFEFTTPGGAIPLSVLILSLLILFFSAVFVAAGLFAFVLRRRKKLPFRKRQEVDLTGIQMQCRIFEDRPNNSPEKAPGHVYDYIPHPVTQMCNNPIYKPREEEMGEEFSETKENNTNYRTLIEKEKEWTMAVSNSQLNTIVTVNQSGEVPNFHENGVIFPGIIDRERSAPTVGFVDCIYGTVPKLKELHVHPPGMQYPDLQQDARLKETLLFSAGKGFSDQTQSEYLELRAKLQTKPDYLEVLEKNTYRF comes from the coding sequence ATGGAACCGTCTCCAGCAGAAACTCGTCTAAATGTACGGATGTTGTGGATAATTCTTTTAAGCACAATTGCTCTAGCATGGACTACACCAATTCCCTTGATTGAGGATTCAGAGGAAATAGACGAGCCTTGCTTTGATCCTTGTTACTGTGAAGTGAAGGAAAGCCTTTTCCACATTTATTGTGACAATAAAGGATTTACAAATATTAGCCAGATTTCAGAATCCTGGTCTCGACCCTTTAAACTGTATCTTCAGAGAAATTCAATGAGAAAATTGTACACCAACAGTTTTCTTCACTTGAACAATGCTGTGTCTATTAATCTCGGGAATAATGCATTGCAGGACATCCAGGCAGGAGCCTTTAATGGTATGAAAGTTCTGAAGAGGCTTTATTTGCACGAAAACAAACTTGACATTTTTAGAAATGACACTTTTATGGGGCTGGAAAGCTTGGAATATTTGCAAGCAGACTATAATGTAATTAAGAGGATTGAGAGCGGGTCCTTTAGAAATTTAAATAAACTGAGAGTATTAATTCTCAATGATAACCATATCCCCTTGCTTCCAACAAATTTATTCAAGTCTGTGTCTTTAACACACTTGGATTTACGTGGAAACCGATTAAAGATTCTTTCTTACAGAGGTATGTTGGATCATATAGGGAGAAGTATTATGGAGATTCAGCTAGCAGAGAATCCTTGGAACTGTACTTGTGAGATTGTGCAGTTGAAAAGTTGGCTAGAACGTATACCTTATACTGTTCTGGTTGGGGATATTACATGTGAAAGTCCTTTTCACTTTCATGGCAAGGATCTAAGGGATATAAAACGTGGTAAACTTTGTCCCTTGCTTTCTGAAAGTGAGGTTGAAGCAAGTCTGGGTATACCCCAGTTGCATTCGAGCAGAGAAAATACATGGCCTACTAAGCCATCCTCTATGTTGTCCTCTTTTCATGTCACTGCTTCTTCTGTGGAGTACAAGACATCAAATAAGCAACCAACTACCACCAAGCAACCTAGAGCTCCTAAACCCCCACCAACACCCAGAGGACTTTATCCAGGCCCAAACCAACCTCCAATAGCTGGGTACCAGACAAGACCACCCATTCCAATTATCTGCCCCACTGGATGTTCATGCAGTTTGCACATCAATGATTTGGGATTAACTGTAAACTGTAAAGAGAAAGGAATCCATAATATATCAGAACTCCTGCCTAGACCTCTCAATGCTAAGAAACTTTATTTGAGTGGTAACTTAATACAGAAAATCTACAGGTCTGATTTTTGGAATTTCTCTTCTTTGGATTTATTGCACCTTGGAAACAATCGGATATCTTACGTGCAAGAAGGAGCTTTCATCAATCTTCCAAATTTAAAAAGCTTGTATTTGAACGGGAATGACATTGAAAGGCTGACACCTGGCATGTTCAGAGGTTTACAGagtttaaattatttatattttgagtATAACATGATAAGGGAAATCCAACCTGCTGCTTTCAGTCTAATGCCAAATCTGAAGTTGCTATTTCTCAATGACAATCTGCTAAGAACTGTCCCAACTGATGCTTTTGCAGGCACTTCACTGGCCAGGCTCAATCTTAGAAACAATCATTTTCTTTACCTTCCTGTAGCAGGAGTTCTTGAGCACCTTAATGCCATTGTGCAGATTGATCTCAAACAGAACCCATGGGATTGTTCCTGTGACATTGTCCCTCTGAAACAGTGGATAGACACCATCAGCTCTGTCATTGTGGTTGGGGAGGTGTTGTGCAGGAGCCCTGAAAATCTGACAAACAAAGATCTAAAGTCAATTGAAATGGAAATTTTGTGTCCAGAGCTGCTACATGCTACTGCGTCATCTACTCTGCCTGGAAACATGGTGCCCACAATCTCTTCAGCGTTTGAGTTTACCACACCAGGGGGTGCCATTCCACTGTCTGTCCTCATCCTCAGCCTCCTTATCCTGTTCTTCTCGGCTGTTTTTGTGGCTGCGGGCCTGTTTGCTTTCGTGCTGAGAAGGCGCAAGAAACTGCCTTTCAGAAAAAGACAAGAGGTAGATTTGACTGGCATTCAGATGCAGTGTAGAATCTTTGAGGACAGACCCAACAACTCCCCAGAGAAGGCTCCTGGCCATGTGTACGATTATATCCCACATCCAGTAACACAGATGTGCAACAATCCCATCTATAAACCTAGAGAGGAAGAAATGGGGGAGGAATTTTCAGAAACAAAGGAAAATAACACTAATTATAGGACCTTaatagaaaaagagaaagagtgGACCATGGCAGTGTCAAACTCCCAGCTTAATACTATAGTTACAGTTAATCAGAGTGGGGAAGTACCAAATTTTCATGAAAATGGAGTAATCTTTCCTGGTATAATTGACCGAGAACGGTCAGCTCCCACAGTGGGGTTTGTGGACTGCATTTACGGCACAGTGCCCAAATTAAAGGAACTACATGTACACCCACCTGGCATGCAATACCCTGATTTACAACAGGATGCCAGATTAAAAGAAACCCTACTTTTCTCAGCTGGGAAGGGGTTTTCAGACCAAACCCAAAGTGAATACCTCGAATTGAGGGCCAAACTCCAAACCAAGCCGGATTACCTCGAAGTCCtggaaaaaaatacttatagATTCTAA